GTTATGAACTGCTCGATGCCGGCCCGCAGGTCAGGCGCGAATTCATAGACTGGGGTGTTTTCAATGAGCAACAAAATTTTTTACCGGCCTGGCGCAAATTCAAAAAAGCGCTGTCTCAACGTAATTACTTGTTAAAAACGAAGCATCTCGAACAAATCAATGTTTGGGATAAAGAAGTGGTTTATTACGGTACAATAGTCAACAACTGCCGCCAGCAGTACCTGCAGAAGTTCAAGCCTGTCTTTATTGAGATTCTCAATCGATTTCTCGACATTGGTCATATAGACATCACGCTTTTATCGGGCTGGGATTGCGTCAAGCTGTTTCAGCAGGTTTTAACCGAAGATAGAGATAAAGATCTGCGTTATGGCTTCACCCATAGCGGACCGCACCGTGCCGATTTTCAACTGACGGTCAATGACAGGCTGGCGAAAGATTTTGTTTCACGTGGGCAGTTGAAATTATTGGTATTGAGCTTAAAGCTTGCGCAGGTTCAATTGCTGGCCAATGAGCGCGGCAATATCGGCTGTATTTTAATTGATGATTTTGCTGCCGAGCTGGATGCGGCTAACCGGGCCAAATTGCTGGCTTATCTGGCTGAATTGCAATGCCAGGTTTTTATCACAGTCACTGAACTGGCTGATCTTGGCGACTTGAGTCAGTTAAAAGAATATAAAATGTTCCACGTGGAACATGGACATATAAAACCCTTGTAATGTTTCACGTGGAACATTACGGCAACACTAGAAAGCGGACAACTACATGAGTAACCCTAACAATCAATACGACAGTTCCAACATTCAAGTTTTAAAAGGGCTGGATGCAGTCAGAAAACGGCCGGGCATGTATATTGGCGACACCGATGACGGCTCCGGCCTGCATCATATGGTTTTCGAGGTCGTCGACAACTCCATCGACGAAGCGTTAGCCGGTTACTGCAAGGAAGTCCGAGTGATTATTCATAATAACGGCTCGGTTTCGGTTGCCGACGACGGCCGCGGCATTCCGGTCGACATCCACGAGGAAGAGGGCAGGTCGGCGGCAGAAGTGATCATGACCGTGCTGCATGCCGGCGGCAAGTTCGATGACAATGCCTACAAGGTTTCAGGCGGCCTGCACGGCGTTGGCGTCTCGGTCGTGAACGCCTTGTCGGAAGAACTGAATCTGGAAATCCGCAAGAACGGCCTGCTGCATAAACAAAAATACATCATGGGCGAGCCGGCGGCGCCTCTGGAAGCCGTAGGACCTGCAGAAGGCACGGGCACTCTGATCAATTTCAAACCCAGCGGCCAGACGTTCAGTGACGTGGAGTTTCACTACGATATTCTGGCGAAAAGGCTCCGGGAACTGTCATTCCTGAATTCAGGCGTGCGCATCAGCCTGGAGGACGAGCGCACCGACAAGAGCGATGTTTTCGAGTTTGAAGGCGGCATCAGCGCCTTTGTCGAGCACTTGAACAAGAACAAAACGCCGCTGTTTCCTGAAGTATTTCATTTCGTCGCTGAAAAAGACGGCGTCACCGTCGAAGTGGCGATGCAGTGGAATGATTCTTATCAGGAAAACGTGTTCTGCTACACCAACAATATCCCGCAACGCGACGGCGGCACACATTTGGCCGGTTTCAGAAGCGCACTGACGCGCACGATCAACCAATACATCGAATCCAGCGGTCTGGCGAAAAAAGAAAAAGTCGCCACGACCGGTGATGACGCCCGCGAAGGCTTGACAGCCGTGCTGTCCGTGAAAGTGCCGGATCCGAAGTTTTCCTCGCAGACCAAGGACAAACTGGTTTCTTCGGAAGTCAAACCGCTGGTCGAATCGACCATGAACGAGAAATTGCAGGAATTTCT
This is a stretch of genomic DNA from Methylobacter sp. YRD-M1. It encodes these proteins:
- the recF gene encoding DNA replication/repair protein RecF (All proteins in this family for which functions are known are DNA-binding proteins that assist the filamentation of RecA onto DNA for the initiation of recombination or recombinational repair.); protein product: MSLLKLDIYHVRNIQQESIRPSPAINFIVGENASGKSSLIEAIFILGRARSFRSISIKPVISLDQPYLIVSAQALQPDGSYRHLGIRLDGKDFEIRVNQQSSPKKSDLAYALPLQLIHPKSYELLDAGPQVRREFIDWGVFNEQQNFLPAWRKFKKALSQRNYLLKTKHLEQINVWDKEVVYYGTIVNNCRQQYLQKFKPVFIEILNRFLDIGHIDITLLSGWDCVKLFQQVLTEDRDKDLRYGFTHSGPHRADFQLTVNDRLAKDFVSRGQLKLLVLSLKLAQVQLLANERGNIGCILIDDFAAELDAANRAKLLAYLAELQCQVFITVTELADLGDLSQLKEYKMFHVEHGHIKPL